In Psychrobacter ciconiae, the following are encoded in one genomic region:
- a CDS encoding acyl-CoA desaturase has protein sequence MRELEFKKAPINWIPATILVATPLAAAVITPWYLLTHKVSLPVWGAFGFFMAWTGLSITAGYHRLLSHRSYKAHPAVKNFLLTGATLAVQGSAFDWCSGHRSHHRHVDHRMDDPYSANRGFWFSHIGWMLKNYPSGKFDYKNIPDLTKDKVLQIQHKYYGLWVLAANIGIVGAVGWLLGDVWGTLVLAGLLRLVLTHHFTFFINSLCHMFGTRPYTDTNTARDNFILAIFTWGEGYHNYHHFFQYDYRNGVKWWQYDPTKWLIAGLSKLGLTSELRTIDDATIKHAEVQMQFKRAQEQIDTVSTSGIDLPQAMVHFQERIKLEYEAFTQTVEEWQALKTKTIEMKKTEFADRLHEVDEKLKHEYAKIEQKIVAHNDNLKIAFRSLGFDQKAA, from the coding sequence ATTCGTGAGCTTGAATTTAAAAAAGCACCGATTAACTGGATTCCGGCGACGATTTTGGTTGCAACGCCCCTTGCCGCTGCCGTCATCACCCCGTGGTATTTGCTCACTCACAAAGTCAGCTTGCCAGTTTGGGGCGCGTTCGGCTTTTTTATGGCGTGGACGGGACTGAGCATCACCGCAGGCTACCACCGCTTACTGTCGCACCGTTCTTATAAAGCGCATCCGGCGGTCAAAAACTTTTTGTTAACCGGCGCAACCCTTGCCGTTCAAGGCTCAGCGTTTGACTGGTGCTCAGGTCACAGAAGCCACCACCGTCACGTTGACCACCGCATGGACGACCCGTACTCAGCAAATCGTGGATTTTGGTTCAGTCACATCGGCTGGATGTTAAAAAACTACCCAAGCGGTAAATTTGACTACAAAAACATTCCAGATTTAACCAAAGACAAAGTATTGCAAATTCAGCATAAATATTATGGTCTTTGGGTGCTTGCTGCCAACATCGGTATTGTCGGAGCGGTTGGCTGGTTACTGGGCGATGTTTGGGGAACGTTGGTATTAGCAGGGCTACTGCGTTTGGTCTTGACCCATCACTTCACGTTTTTTATTAACTCACTTTGCCATATGTTTGGCACAAGACCTTATACTGATACCAATACGGCGCGTGATAACTTTATCCTAGCGATTTTCACTTGGGGTGAGGGCTATCACAACTACCACCACTTCTTCCAATACGATTACCGTAACGGGGTGAAATGGTGGCAATACGACCCAACCAAATGGCTGATTGCAGGACTATCAAAACTTGGTCTGACCAGCGAGCTTCGCACCATCGATGACGCCACCATCAAGCACGCTGAAGTGCAAATGCAGTTTAAACGCGCCCAAGAGCAAATCGACACCGTAAGCACCAGTGGTATTGACTTGCCGCAAGCGATGGTTCATTTCCAAGAGCGCATCAAGCTTGAATACGAAGCATTCACGCAAACGGTTGAAGAGTGGCAAGCTTTAAAGACCAAAACCATTGAGATGAAAAAGACTGAGTTTGCGGACCGTCTGCATGAGGTTGATGAAAAACTCAAACATGAGTATGCAAAAATTGAGCAAAAAATCGTCGCTCATAACGACAATTTAAAAATCGCGTTTCGCTCATTAGGTTTTGACCAAAAAGCAGCTTAA
- a CDS encoding glycerophosphodiester phosphodiesterase, protein MIALNRTQLLGHRGARSEALENSLIGFEHAKRLQARGLAGVEFDVQLTFDGHLIVFHDDTLQRLCGSQSRIDQLTLKEVQRQLQFGHPIITLEALIQLFNVSNSVAANFSHIELEIKTHSRTSYQKLIKALNTAFIGADIQKLPIVLTTFDYQLLLQLQCHPRLHLVPRGLLVQLPNDLKFAANRALQLGCQQVGIYYPLLTQSVIQNCHRYGLKVSAWTVNDLDAVKNLVLWQVDVIITDIPTQIL, encoded by the coding sequence ATGATTGCACTCAACCGAACTCAGCTTTTAGGTCATCGCGGCGCTCGCAGTGAAGCGCTTGAAAACTCCTTGATTGGTTTTGAACACGCCAAACGATTACAAGCGCGCGGCTTGGCAGGGGTTGAATTTGACGTTCAGCTGACCTTTGATGGTCACCTAATTGTGTTTCATGATGACACCTTGCAGCGGCTTTGCGGCAGTCAGTCACGAATTGACCAACTTACTTTAAAAGAAGTGCAGCGGCAACTGCAATTTGGGCATCCGATTATCACGCTTGAGGCTTTGATTCAACTATTTAACGTTTCAAACTCAGTGGCGGCAAATTTTAGCCATATTGAGCTTGAAATTAAAACCCACAGTCGAACCTCTTACCAAAAACTCATCAAAGCCCTTAATACAGCATTTATCGGCGCTGACATCCAAAAGCTGCCGATCGTTCTTACCACCTTTGATTATCAACTGCTTTTGCAGCTTCAATGTCATCCAAGACTGCATCTTGTGCCGCGCGGACTTTTGGTACAACTGCCCAATGACCTCAAGTTTGCGGCAAATCGAGCGCTACAGCTTGGTTGCCAGCAGGTCGGCATTTACTATCCTTTATTAACCCAATCTGTCATTCAAAACTGCCACCGCTACGGGTTAAAGGTTAGTGCTTGGACGGTCAATGACCTTGATGCCGTCAAAAACTTGGTACTTTGGCAAGTCGATGTCATCATTACCGATATTCCAACCCAGATTTTATAG
- a CDS encoding cob(I)yrinic acid a,c-diamide adenosyltransferase, translated as MGNRLSKIYTRTGDDGSTGMADGSRVSKADLLFAVMGDVDELNSQIGLVRALLNDAQNNAALPERVFNDAENADEANRASFAQSLTIIQHLLFNIGGELAMPEYIGVTAAHITWLEQRIDAMNAHLPPLKDFILPTGSTLVSQLHVARSVCRRAERQAVRLKNSTPDAISNSALQFINRLSDFLFVAARFCTDSAQTSEVLWNNQVLSVFDDN; from the coding sequence ATGGGAAACCGCTTAAGTAAAATCTATACCCGAACCGGCGATGATGGCAGCACCGGCATGGCAGACGGCAGCCGCGTCAGCAAAGCCGATTTGTTATTTGCCGTGATGGGCGATGTTGATGAGCTAAACTCGCAAATCGGTTTGGTTCGTGCCTTATTAAATGATGCTCAAAATAACGCTGCCCTTCCTGAGCGCGTTTTTAACGACGCTGAAAACGCTGATGAAGCTAACCGCGCAAGTTTTGCGCAAAGCTTGACCATCATTCAGCATTTATTGTTTAATATCGGTGGTGAGCTTGCCATGCCTGAATATATTGGGGTGACGGCAGCCCATATCACGTGGCTTGAGCAGCGAATCGACGCCATGAACGCGCATTTGCCGCCGCTTAAAGACTTTATTTTGCCGACAGGATCAACGCTTGTCAGCCAACTTCACGTGGCAAGAAGCGTTTGCCGCCGCGCTGAGCGTCAAGCCGTTCGCTTAAAAAACAGCACTCCGGACGCCATTAGTAACTCTGCCCTACAATTTATCAACCGCTTATCCGACTTTTTATTTGTTGCCGCAAGATTCTGCACGGACTCTGCGCAAACTTCCGAGGTACTTTGGAACAATCAGGTACTTAGCGTTTTTGACGACAACTAA
- the cysS gene encoding cysteine--tRNA ligase, translating to MNHLTIYDSLTGKKRVFEPLKTGFVGMYVCGMTVYDYCHIGHARVMVAFDMVVRWLNTLGFDVDYIRNITDIDDKIIARAIENNESINELTDRFIKAMHEDAAALGCAPPTAEPRATEYIDEMQAMIGKLVASNHAYKADNGDVYYAIDSFKDYGKLSKRNLEDMQAGARVDVDDNKRHPFDFVLWKSAKPDEPQWSSPWGQGRPGWHIECSAMSTHCLGDSFDIHGGGHDLQFPHHENEIAQSEAATGCEYARNWMHVGFINVDGEKMSKSLGNFFTIREVMAQFHPETVRFFLLSSHYRSQVNFSDSALTEAHNSLSTLYHALKTAEQQDQNHPSDEAAIKDTCKEVWQSQEGQSFITAMNDDFNTSAAISVLFRLARDINKAVKDGDTKKAAQQAQLLKALAQPLNILQQSAQQFLQASIGDKEGGLSDEAIEQLIAERTTAKADKNFARADEIRQELKDAGIELEDSRAGTTWRRA from the coding sequence ATGAACCATTTGACGATTTATGACTCCTTAACGGGCAAAAAGCGCGTATTTGAGCCGCTAAAGACCGGTTTTGTGGGCATGTACGTTTGCGGAATGACAGTTTATGATTATTGTCATATTGGTCATGCTCGCGTGATGGTCGCCTTTGATATGGTGGTGCGCTGGCTGAATACGCTTGGTTTTGATGTCGATTATATCCGCAATATCACCGACATTGATGACAAAATCATCGCCCGCGCTATTGAAAATAACGAAAGCATCAACGAGCTGACCGACCGCTTTATTAAAGCCATGCACGAAGATGCCGCTGCCCTTGGCTGCGCGCCGCCTACCGCTGAGCCGCGAGCGACTGAGTATATCGACGAGATGCAAGCAATGATTGGCAAACTGGTCGCCAGCAATCATGCTTATAAAGCAGACAATGGCGATGTTTATTATGCCATCGATAGCTTTAAAGATTATGGCAAACTGTCGAAGCGTAATTTGGAGGACATGCAGGCAGGCGCTCGCGTTGACGTTGATGACAATAAGCGCCATCCGTTTGATTTTGTCCTTTGGAAATCGGCTAAGCCCGATGAGCCGCAGTGGTCATCGCCTTGGGGTCAAGGTCGTCCCGGTTGGCATATTGAATGCTCCGCGATGTCCACGCACTGCCTAGGCGACAGCTTTGACATTCATGGCGGCGGTCACGATTTGCAATTTCCGCATCACGAAAATGAAATTGCCCAATCCGAGGCGGCAACGGGCTGTGAGTATGCCCGCAACTGGATGCACGTGGGCTTTATCAACGTCGATGGCGAAAAAATGTCCAAATCTTTGGGCAACTTTTTTACCATTCGCGAGGTGATGGCGCAGTTTCATCCTGAAACGGTGCGCTTTTTCTTATTGTCCAGCCACTACCGCAGTCAGGTCAACTTTTCAGACAGCGCCTTAACTGAGGCGCATAATAGCCTAAGTACATTATATCATGCCTTAAAAACTGCCGAACAACAGGATCAAAATCATCCTAGTGATGAAGCTGCCATTAAAGATACTTGTAAAGAGGTTTGGCAAAGTCAGGAAGGTCAAAGTTTTATCACTGCCATGAATGACGACTTTAACACCTCAGCGGCAATCAGCGTGCTGTTTAGGCTAGCGCGCGATATTAATAAAGCGGTGAAAGACGGCGATACCAAAAAAGCCGCGCAGCAAGCTCAACTATTAAAAGCCTTAGCGCAGCCGCTCAATATTTTGCAGCAATCGGCGCAGCAATTTTTGCAGGCAAGCATTGGCGATAAGGAGGGCGGCTTAAGTGATGAGGCTATTGAGCAATTGATAGCTGAACGTACAACTGCTAAAGCGGATAAGAACTTTGCTCGCGCTGATGAAATTCGCCAAGAACTTAAAGACGCTGGCATCGAGCTTGAGGACAGCCGCGCCGGAACGACTTGGCGCCGCGCGTAA
- the guaB gene encoding IMP dehydrogenase, with protein MLRIVDQALTFDDVLLLPAYSEVLPKAANLTTRLTKDITLNLPLISAAMDTVTESDMAITMAQLGGLGILHKNMDIAQQATQVRRVKKFEAGTVVDPITVHPEMSIGELLRITQDNNISGVPVVDKGTDNVVGIVTHRDWRFETNLALPISQIMTPKEQLVTVHEGESNENIKKLLHERRIEKVIVIDDEFRLRGLITVNDFTKAENNPNACKDSQGRLRVGAAVGTGADTEARVEALVAADVDVIVVDTAHGHSKGVIDKVNWVKKTFPQIQVIGGNIATGDAAKALRDAGADAVKVGIGPGSICTTRIIAGIGVPQISAIDNVASALQDSIPLIADGGIRYSGDLAKAIAAGASCIMVGSLLAGTEEAPGEVELFQGRYYKAYRGMGSLGAMSGQHGSSDRYFQDAKEGVEKLVPEGIEGRVPYKGPVAGIVNQLVGGLRSSMGYTGCATIEEMRKKPQFVQVTSAGMKESHVHDVQITKEAPNYRV; from the coding sequence ATGTTACGAATTGTCGATCAAGCATTAACATTTGACGATGTCTTGTTGTTGCCTGCCTATTCTGAAGTGTTGCCAAAAGCCGCAAATTTAACCACCCGATTGACCAAAGACATCACGCTCAACTTGCCGCTGATTTCAGCCGCGATGGACACCGTGACTGAGTCGGACATGGCAATCACCATGGCACAGCTTGGCGGTTTGGGAATTCTGCACAAAAACATGGACATCGCTCAGCAAGCAACCCAAGTCCGCCGCGTCAAAAAGTTTGAAGCCGGAACGGTCGTTGACCCCATCACGGTTCATCCTGAAATGAGCATTGGCGAGCTGCTCAGAATCACCCAAGACAACAACATCTCAGGCGTTCCGGTCGTTGACAAAGGCACGGACAATGTGGTGGGTATCGTCACTCACCGTGATTGGCGCTTTGAAACCAACTTGGCGTTGCCAATTAGCCAAATCATGACCCCAAAAGAGCAGCTTGTCACTGTTCATGAAGGCGAGAGCAATGAGAACATCAAAAAGCTGCTTCACGAGCGCCGAATTGAAAAAGTCATCGTTATTGATGATGAATTTCGCTTGCGTGGTTTGATTACCGTTAACGACTTTACCAAAGCTGAAAACAACCCGAACGCTTGTAAAGACAGCCAAGGTCGCCTGCGGGTTGGCGCGGCAGTTGGTACAGGAGCGGACACGGAAGCCCGCGTTGAGGCATTAGTCGCCGCTGACGTTGATGTTATCGTGGTTGATACCGCTCACGGTCACTCAAAAGGTGTGATTGACAAAGTAAACTGGGTTAAAAAAACCTTCCCACAAATTCAAGTGATTGGTGGAAATATCGCCACAGGCGATGCGGCAAAAGCCCTTCGAGATGCGGGCGCTGATGCGGTGAAAGTTGGTATTGGTCCTGGGTCTATTTGCACCACGCGAATTATTGCGGGCATTGGCGTTCCACAAATCTCTGCCATTGACAACGTCGCAAGCGCGCTTCAAGATAGTATTCCACTGATTGCTGATGGCGGTATCCGTTATTCTGGTGACTTAGCAAAAGCCATTGCGGCAGGCGCATCGTGCATTATGGTGGGCTCACTTCTGGCAGGAACGGAAGAAGCTCCTGGTGAAGTTGAATTGTTCCAAGGTCGCTATTACAAAGCCTATCGTGGTATGGGAAGCCTTGGGGCGATGTCAGGTCAGCATGGCTCATCGGATCGCTACTTCCAAGATGCTAAAGAAGGCGTTGAAAAGCTGGTTCCTGAAGGTATCGAAGGTCGCGTTCCTTATAAAGGCCCTGTTGCTGGTATCGTCAATCAATTGGTCGGTGGTCTGCGCTCATCGATGGGCTATACAGGCTGCGCAACTATTGAAGAAATGCGCAAAAAGCCGCAGTTCGTTCAAGTGACCTCAGCGGGAATGAAAGAATCGCACGTTCACGATGTCCAAATCACCAAAGAAGCGCCAAATTACCGCGTTTAA
- the glmM gene encoding phosphoglucosamine mutase: protein MSYFGTDGIRGKFGELPITPDFILKLGYVTGCVLVENSETSKKPSVVIGKDTRLSGYVIEAALQAGFNAAGVDVHMLGPLPTPAIAHLTRSFHADAGVVISASHNPYFDNGVKFFSGDGKKISDEMQNAINQKLDDIMANDDSSHIAMPIVNPAQLGKNHRIDDAKGRYIEFCKGSFPYQYDLSNLTVVVDCANGAGYSVAPRVLRELGASVIAINNHPDGININEKCGSTHPEGLQKAVVNHNADVGIALDGDGDRIVMVDEKGNLVDGDGILFILATQGQQKAVGVAGTLMSNMGLELALNRAGIDFCRAKVGDRYVMQELEARGWILGGEPSGHILCLDNSRTGDAIIAGLQVLAVMQERDLALSDLTAGFEVLPQKLVNVRLSQMKDPFDYPELVAAFDAAKATLQGRGRLLIRQSGTEPMIRVMVESDDEIECDIIANDLAGKIKQQLDR from the coding sequence ATGAGCTATTTTGGTACTGACGGCATTCGCGGCAAATTTGGTGAGCTGCCCATCACTCCTGATTTTATTTTAAAACTGGGCTATGTGACGGGCTGCGTGTTGGTCGAAAATAGCGAGACGAGTAAAAAGCCAAGCGTGGTCATTGGCAAAGACACGCGGCTTTCAGGATATGTGATTGAGGCGGCGCTGCAAGCTGGATTTAATGCAGCGGGCGTTGACGTTCATATGTTAGGACCCCTGCCAACTCCCGCCATTGCCCATTTAACCCGCAGCTTTCATGCAGACGCTGGGGTGGTGATTTCTGCTTCGCACAACCCTTATTTTGATAATGGCGTGAAGTTTTTTTCAGGAGATGGCAAAAAAATCAGCGATGAGATGCAAAACGCCATCAATCAAAAACTTGACGACATCATGGCAAATGATGATTCAAGCCATATTGCTATGCCGATTGTTAATCCGGCGCAATTGGGTAAAAATCACCGAATCGATGATGCCAAAGGTCGTTATATCGAATTTTGTAAAGGTAGCTTTCCTTACCAGTATGACTTGTCAAATTTAACGGTTGTTGTTGATTGCGCCAATGGGGCAGGCTATAGCGTTGCGCCGCGTGTCCTTCGAGAGCTTGGTGCTAGTGTTATTGCGATTAACAATCATCCTGATGGCATTAACATCAACGAAAAATGCGGCTCAACGCACCCTGAGGGTCTGCAAAAGGCAGTGGTTAATCATAACGCTGATGTTGGTATTGCCTTAGATGGCGATGGCGACCGTATTGTCATGGTTGATGAAAAAGGCAACTTGGTTGATGGCGACGGCATTTTATTTATTCTTGCCACTCAAGGTCAACAAAAAGCGGTTGGCGTTGCTGGGACTTTAATGAGTAATATGGGGCTTGAGCTTGCGCTAAACCGCGCCGGAATTGACTTTTGCCGCGCCAAAGTGGGCGACCGCTATGTGATGCAAGAGCTTGAAGCTCGTGGTTGGATTTTGGGTGGTGAGCCGTCGGGTCATATTTTATGCTTAGATAACAGCCGAACAGGCGATGCAATTATCGCAGGGCTTCAAGTGCTCGCCGTGATGCAAGAGCGCGATTTGGCGCTTAGTGACCTGACCGCAGGGTTTGAGGTGTTGCCGCAAAAGCTGGTTAACGTGCGCTTGTCACAAATGAAAGACCCCTTTGACTATCCAGAGCTGGTGGCGGCGTTTGATGCTGCCAAAGCGACTTTGCAAGGTCGTGGCAGGTTGCTCATCCGCCAATCAGGAACTGAGCCAATGATTCGGGTCATGGTCGAGTCGGACGACGAGATTGAATGTGATATCATTGCCAATGACTTAGCAGGCAAAATTAAGCAGCAGCTTGACCGCTAA
- the pdxH gene encoding pyridoxamine 5'-phosphate oxidase: protein MDFTDQRLSYEKGELDKASVPKSPFELFNAWMSEALEEKVQEPYAMSLATCGADMKPSVRIVLLREVTDSGIVFYTNYESAKGQDISENPNAEALFFWHELERQVRISGSIAKIDAQKSASYFQKRPHDSQVGAWVSQPQSGVVENREVMEAKFDELVKQFPKESNVPTPEFWGGYEITIEKIEFWQGRANRMHDRMVYSKNDQDSSWQIDRLLP, encoded by the coding sequence ATGGACTTTACCGACCAGCGGTTGTCATATGAAAAAGGCGAGCTTGATAAAGCATCTGTTCCAAAGTCGCCATTTGAGTTGTTTAATGCTTGGATGAGTGAGGCGCTTGAAGAAAAGGTTCAAGAGCCTTATGCCATGAGCCTTGCCACTTGCGGCGCGGATATGAAGCCGTCCGTTCGCATCGTACTACTTCGGGAAGTGACCGATTCTGGCATTGTGTTTTATACCAATTATGAGAGCGCCAAAGGTCAAGACATCAGCGAAAATCCCAATGCCGAGGCGCTGTTTTTTTGGCATGAGCTTGAGCGTCAAGTCCGCATCAGTGGCAGTATTGCAAAGATTGATGCGCAAAAATCGGCAAGCTACTTTCAAAAACGACCGCATGACAGCCAAGTTGGCGCTTGGGTCAGTCAGCCCCAAAGCGGTGTGGTTGAAAACCGCGAGGTGATGGAAGCAAAGTTTGATGAGTTGGTTAAACAGTTTCCTAAAGAGTCAAACGTGCCGACGCCTGAATTTTGGGGCGGTTATGAAATCACGATTGAAAAGATCGAGTTTTGGCAAGGTCGCGCCAACCGAATGCATGACCGAATGGTTTACTCAAAAAATGACCAAGACTCAAGCTGGCAAATCGACCGCTTATTGCCTTAA
- a CDS encoding HlyD family secretion protein, which translates to MSEPSPREPAAPHDDRATVNELPKSEDNAEQAANEKMAEDSQKADEAAAKNDTPMPPKEPIDEPAGWSPKKKSAFNLALLIAFIAIGIGLILYAWRLPPFTPTIQKTDNAFIKGQTTIISPQVSGYVTEVLVEDFAQVKAGDLLVKIDDRTFRQQLEQAQANIEVALTDRSSNEQDTGTSEAQIKAREADVYSAKVSVDSAREDVNRYQGLVAIGAVAQAEVAHAQAQLAKAEAAVRQAEANLQAAKEAGKKTTGSRASLDANIKNAEAGATQAKINLENTIIRAPESGQLSQVSVKAGQFVNAGTQLMYIVPRGVWVIANFKETQVANMSIGEPATVHVDALGGIKFRGHVSNISPATGSEFSAGAANPATGNYIKIAQRIPVRIDLDANQQRLGELRPGMSVSVDVDTK; encoded by the coding sequence ATGAGTGAACCCTCCCCCCGTGAACCGGCAGCCCCTCATGATGACCGCGCTACAGTCAATGAGTTACCAAAATCAGAGGACAACGCCGAACAAGCCGCCAATGAAAAAATGGCAGAAGACAGTCAAAAAGCCGATGAAGCGGCTGCCAAAAATGACACACCGATGCCACCAAAAGAGCCGATTGATGAGCCTGCCGGCTGGTCACCCAAAAAAAAATCAGCATTTAATCTAGCGCTGCTGATCGCGTTCATCGCTATTGGTATTGGCTTAATTTTGTACGCTTGGCGACTGCCGCCCTTTACTCCTACCATTCAAAAAACAGACAATGCGTTTATCAAAGGTCAAACGACCATCATCAGCCCGCAAGTCTCAGGATATGTGACCGAAGTTTTGGTTGAAGACTTCGCTCAGGTAAAAGCCGGCGATTTATTGGTAAAAATTGATGACCGAACGTTTCGCCAGCAGCTTGAACAAGCCCAAGCAAATATCGAAGTGGCGCTGACTGACCGCTCAAGCAATGAGCAAGACACCGGAACGAGTGAGGCGCAAATTAAAGCGCGCGAAGCGGACGTCTATAGTGCTAAAGTCAGCGTTGATAGCGCTCGTGAGGACGTCAACCGCTATCAAGGCTTAGTAGCGATCGGCGCGGTGGCGCAAGCGGAAGTGGCTCACGCCCAAGCACAATTGGCAAAAGCTGAAGCTGCTGTTCGCCAAGCTGAAGCCAACTTGCAAGCGGCTAAAGAAGCCGGCAAAAAAACCACCGGAAGCCGCGCCTCATTGGACGCTAACATTAAAAATGCTGAAGCGGGCGCAACTCAAGCCAAAATCAACCTCGAAAACACCATCATTCGCGCCCCAGAATCAGGGCAATTAAGCCAAGTAAGCGTTAAAGCCGGTCAGTTTGTTAACGCGGGCACTCAGCTGATGTATATCGTTCCGCGCGGCGTTTGGGTCATTGCCAACTTTAAAGAAACGCAAGTGGCAAATATGAGCATTGGCGAGCCTGCCACCGTTCATGTTGACGCGCTCGGCGGTATCAAATTTCGCGGTCATGTCAGCAATATCTCCCCTGCAACAGGAAGCGAGTTTAGTGCAGGAGCTGCCAACCCCGCCACCGGCAACTATATCAAAATCGCGCAGCGCATTCCGGTTCGTATTGATTTAGACGCCAATCAACAGCGCTTAGGTGAGCTAAGACCAGGAATGTCGGTCTCCGTTGATGTCGATACTAAATAA
- a CDS encoding efflux MFS transporter permease — protein sequence MSHEYQFKPHERPIMVGSPANPDHPTRRKFFYLIIGIFIGITASFQNGLLVANLTQIQGELGLTPVEGGWISVAYNMTNACITVLLYKIRQQFGMALFSKITMFFLLAATSLQWLVSSGIIETSFGTWVEPYYLEMVARGFSGIVASAMTVLSIFYCLQGMPTAKRISGLILGFGLVQFGIPLSRIISPYLAGDGSLDTLFLFEFGLVLICFSLINLLELPAGITEKVFEKLDIISFGLFAIGIAALCAFLVQGRILWWTTPWLSLPLIISVVTIIPALWIETHRKNPMLQVRWMRSRTIIAFTITGAVMRILLSEQTVGAAGLLANLGYGNDQLVTFYGVVLAASVLALVTSIFTTNAMDLRRPVIFSVALIAIGAWIDAGSSLNSTPAMFYFSQFLIAFAAVYFMGPMVFEGMFRAIANGPAYIISFSVIFGISQTIGGLAGAAAIQAFTTIRTQMHYADMVSSLNLGDAGLAARVAGAQGALSGQITDRAQAGSAAMNQVLQAIQRQATVAAYNDLFVVIATIATVTALLLLMNYLYYRYHKRNPLAKELAALAKMSARD from the coding sequence ATGAGCCACGAATACCAGTTCAAACCCCACGAACGCCCCATCATGGTCGGCTCCCCTGCCAACCCTGACCATCCCACGCGCCGCAAGTTTTTTTATTTGATTATCGGTATCTTTATCGGAATTACCGCAAGCTTTCAAAACGGGCTTTTGGTTGCCAACCTGACCCAAATCCAAGGCGAGCTTGGGTTAACGCCCGTTGAAGGCGGCTGGATTTCGGTCGCTTACAACATGACCAACGCCTGCATTACGGTGCTGCTTTATAAGATCCGTCAGCAGTTTGGCATGGCGCTGTTTAGTAAAATTACCATGTTTTTTTTGCTGGCGGCAACCAGTTTGCAGTGGCTGGTCAGTAGCGGCATTATTGAGACGTCCTTTGGCACTTGGGTTGAGCCGTATTATTTAGAAATGGTGGCTCGCGGCTTTAGCGGTATTGTGGCAAGCGCGATGACGGTATTGTCCATTTTTTATTGCTTACAAGGCATGCCAACTGCCAAACGCATCAGCGGCTTAATTTTAGGCTTTGGCTTGGTTCAGTTTGGCATCCCGTTATCACGGATTATTTCTCCTTATTTGGCGGGTGATGGCTCGCTTGATACGCTATTTTTATTTGAATTTGGCTTGGTGCTGATTTGCTTTAGCTTGATTAATCTGCTTGAACTTCCCGCCGGAATTACCGAAAAGGTCTTTGAAAAGCTTGATATTATCAGCTTTGGGCTATTTGCCATTGGTATTGCGGCGCTTTGTGCGTTTTTGGTTCAAGGTCGCATTTTGTGGTGGACGACGCCGTGGCTTAGCTTACCGCTGATTATTTCAGTAGTAACCATTATTCCGGCGCTTTGGATTGAAACCCACCGCAAAAATCCGATGCTGCAAGTTCGCTGGATGCGTAGTCGCACCATTATTGCTTTCACCATTACCGGCGCGGTGATGCGGATTTTGTTGTCTGAACAAACCGTTGGCGCGGCAGGATTGCTTGCCAATTTAGGCTATGGCAATGACCAGCTTGTCACCTTTTATGGGGTGGTTTTAGCAGCAAGTGTACTGGCGTTGGTCACGAGCATTTTTACCACCAATGCGATGGATTTGCGGCGACCAGTCATTTTTTCGGTGGCGCTGATTGCCATTGGTGCTTGGATTGATGCGGGGTCGTCACTCAATTCAACGCCTGCGATGTTTTATTTTAGCCAGTTTTTAATTGCTTTTGCGGCAGTTTATTTTATGGGACCGATGGTGTTTGAAGGCATGTTTCGCGCCATTGCCAACGGTCCTGCCTACATCATCAGCTTTTCGGTCATTTTTGGGATTTCACAAACCATCGGCGGTTTGGCGGGTGCGGCTGCCATTCAAGCCTTTACCACCATCCGAACGCAGATGCATTACGCCGATATGGTAAGCTCGCTCAACCTTGGTGACGCAGGACTTGCCGCAAGGGTTGCCGGTGCTCAAGGGGCACTATCAGGGCAAATCACCGACCGCGCTCAAGCCGGAAGTGCTGCCATGAATCAAGTGCTTCAAGCTATTCAGCGTCAAGCTACCGTTGCCGCTTACAATGATTTGTTTGTGGTTATTGCCACGATTGCGACCGTCACCGCGCTGCTTTTATTAATGAACTATCTTTATTACCGCTATCATAAGCGCAACCCCCTTGCTAAAGAGCTTGCGGCGCTTGCCAAAATGAGCGCGCGTGATTAA